In Eubalaena glacialis isolate mEubGla1 chromosome 2, mEubGla1.1.hap2.+ XY, whole genome shotgun sequence, a single genomic region encodes these proteins:
- the LOC133084589 gene encoding myeloid-associated differentiation marker-like, which translates to MSTTTPSESSSSSLGSPFWILRLFRFLQLLSTCVAFSLVASVGTWSGAISNWYLFIWCFCFVVTLIILIVELCGLQSCFPLYWYNFSITAFSCIAAVAYATEAVRTWACYLPGELTSLMGTRHSLLKLLQNFVASVIFAFICSPHLCQPQPALVWCVAVYPICFLLGTMALLLGLVDCDNRQPIFCIFLLGLSLLSVLLYASALVLWPLYQFSKKFGGQPQRSSDVSCSDELPSTMCIYDQQLAVAILTAINLLTYVADTVYWARLVSVRH; encoded by the exons ATGTCCACTACCACGCCCTCCGAATCATCGTCCTCCAGTCTGGGCTCCCCGTTTTGGATCCTGAGACTCTTCCGCTTCCTACAGCTGCTCTCCACCTGTGTGGCCTTCTCCCTGGTGGCCAGCGTGGGCACCTGGAGCGGGGCCATAAGTAATTGGTACCTGTTCATCTGGTGCTTCTGCTTCGTCGTGACCCTCATCATCCTCATAGTTGAGTTATGTGGGCTCCAGTCCTGCTTCCCCCTCTACTGGTACAACTTTTCCAT CACCGCATTCTCCTGCATCGCTGCTGTGGCTTATGCCACCGAAGCGGTCAGGACCTGGGCCTGTTACCTGCCAGGTGAGCTCACCAGCTTAATGGGCACCAGGCATAGCCTGCTCAAGCTTCTGCAGAATTTCGTGGCCAGTGTCATCTTCGCCTTCATCTGCAGCCCCCACCTGTGCCAGCCCCAGCCGGCCCTGGTGTGGTGCGTGGCCGTGTACCCCATCTGCTTCCTCCTGGGGACCATGGCCCTCCTGCTGGGCTTGGTTGACTGCGACAATAGGCAGCCCATCTTCTGCATTTTCCTGTTGGGGCTGAGTCTGCTCTCCGTCCTCCTCTACGCCAGCGCCCTGGTCCTCTGGCCGCTCTACCAGTTCAGCAAGAAGTTCGGTGGCCAGCCCCAGCGGTCCAGCGATGTGAGCTGCAGTGATGAGCTCCCCTCCACGATGTGCATCTACGACCAACAACTGGCTGTGGCCATCCTGACAGCCATCAACCTGCTGACTTACGTGGCCGACACAGTGTACTGGGCCCGCCTCGTTTCTGTCAGGCACTGA